From one Amycolatopsis sp. FDAARGOS 1241 genomic stretch:
- a CDS encoding diguanylate cyclase, translating to MPPYVRTYVVLVNFVAIAASLSTAWLVPVHQADLIRFGVLAVCAAAAIEATRHIERQREYNRAPTVAYVDTKAVWSIAAVVALPAVLATAMVVFTYAVAWWRVWPRERPVLPHRWIFSAATVLCGTQAAVTVLALGMHHYPGVPAPGFLPGLTDLVVIIFAAALRWAINTALVMVAIALSSPPRSLSDLFSGFGDQLLEAGAIGLGLVTAALLLLANPLVLVGVVVALVALHRGLLLAQFQRDARTDVTTGLATKRWWRTLAEQYLERARTGNGTVGVLLLDLDHFKAINDTYGHPTGDLVLREIAIALRSEVREQDICGRWGGEEFAIILPNVPTMEHLSHLADRIRRRIPQVVVALPERDTVISDLTVSIGCAMYPAEHLTGVDDVLVATDTALYRAKQAGRNRVEPATH from the coding sequence TTGCCCCCCTACGTCCGCACGTATGTGGTCCTCGTCAACTTCGTGGCGATCGCCGCGTCGCTGAGCACCGCGTGGCTGGTGCCGGTGCACCAGGCGGACCTGATCCGCTTCGGCGTGCTGGCCGTGTGCGCGGCCGCGGCCATCGAGGCCACGCGGCACATCGAGCGCCAGCGCGAGTACAACCGCGCGCCGACCGTCGCGTACGTCGACACGAAGGCCGTGTGGAGCATCGCGGCCGTCGTGGCGCTGCCGGCGGTGCTGGCCACGGCGATGGTGGTGTTCACCTACGCCGTCGCGTGGTGGCGGGTCTGGCCGCGGGAACGGCCGGTGCTCCCCCACCGCTGGATCTTCTCCGCCGCGACCGTCCTGTGCGGCACGCAGGCCGCGGTCACCGTGCTCGCGCTGGGCATGCACCACTACCCCGGTGTGCCCGCCCCCGGCTTCCTGCCGGGCCTGACCGACCTCGTCGTGATCATCTTCGCGGCCGCCCTGCGCTGGGCCATCAACACGGCGCTGGTCATGGTCGCCATCGCGCTGTCGAGCCCACCGCGGTCGCTGTCGGACCTGTTCTCCGGCTTCGGCGACCAGCTGCTGGAAGCCGGCGCGATCGGCCTCGGGCTGGTCACCGCCGCCCTGCTGCTGCTGGCGAACCCGCTGGTGCTGGTCGGCGTCGTCGTGGCGCTCGTGGCCCTGCACCGCGGCCTGCTGCTCGCCCAGTTCCAGCGCGACGCCCGCACGGATGTGACCACGGGGCTGGCCACCAAACGCTGGTGGCGCACGCTGGCCGAGCAGTACCTCGAACGCGCCCGCACCGGCAACGGCACCGTCGGCGTGCTCCTGCTCGACCTCGACCACTTCAAAGCCATCAACGACACCTACGGCCACCCCACGGGCGACCTGGTGCTGCGTGAGATCGCGATCGCCCTGCGCAGCGAGGTGCGGGAGCAGGACATCTGCGGCCGCTGGGGCGGCGAGGAGTTCGCGATCATCCTCCCGAACGTGCCGACCATGGAGCACCTGAGCCACCTCGCCGACCGCATCCGCCGGCGCATCCCGCAGGTCGTCGTCGCCCTGCCCGAGCGCGACACCGTGATCAGCGACCTGACGGTGTCCATCGGCTGCGCGATGTACCCGGCCGAGCACCTGACCGGCGTTGACGACGTGCTGGTCGCCACCGACACCGCCCTGTACCGGGCGAAGCAGGCGGGCCGCAACCGAGTGGAGCCCGCCACACACTGA
- a CDS encoding heavy metal-binding domain-containing protein, producing the protein MPDWDGRGLPPVARARVDRAGSSGLRTSLLSVPAAVGSEVAGFTPVGEVMGCVVERLGWVSGFGVTPNQQAVIYADALRQGYRVALDRLRLEAEAIGADGVLGISTSVTRLDESMQEFVALGTAVRAETRQRPGRVFTTELPGQDVGKLMQAGWVPAGVAIGISAHTTFDYNMQYQTTMWAGNVEVDAHTRLVTQVRADARAQFHKSVQAIGADGAIVSRMALDTWQLGEVAVAGVSSVFGTAIARFHRGRAAPTSALTILPLNRMKEAQ; encoded by the coding sequence GTGCCCGACTGGGATGGCCGTGGGCTGCCGCCGGTCGCGCGGGCGCGCGTCGACCGGGCCGGTTCCTCCGGCCTGCGCACCTCGCTGCTGAGCGTGCCCGCGGCGGTCGGCTCGGAAGTCGCCGGATTCACCCCCGTGGGGGAGGTCATGGGGTGCGTCGTCGAGCGGCTCGGCTGGGTTTCCGGCTTCGGCGTCACCCCCAACCAGCAGGCCGTGATCTACGCCGACGCGCTCCGCCAGGGCTACCGCGTCGCGCTCGACCGCCTGCGGCTCGAGGCGGAGGCGATCGGCGCCGACGGCGTCCTGGGCATCAGCACGTCCGTGACCAGGCTCGACGAGAGCATGCAGGAGTTCGTCGCCCTCGGCACCGCCGTGCGCGCGGAGACGCGGCAACGGCCGGGGCGCGTGTTCACCACGGAGCTGCCCGGCCAGGACGTCGGCAAGCTGATGCAGGCCGGCTGGGTGCCCGCGGGCGTCGCGATCGGCATTTCGGCCCACACGACGTTCGACTACAACATGCAGTACCAGACCACGATGTGGGCCGGAAACGTCGAGGTCGACGCCCACACCCGGCTGGTCACCCAGGTGCGGGCCGACGCGCGGGCCCAGTTCCACAAGTCTGTGCAGGCCATCGGTGCCGACGGCGCGATCGTGTCGCGGATGGCGCTCGACACCTGGCAGCTCGGCGAGGTGGCCGTGGCGGGGGTGTCGAGCGTGTTCGGCACGGCCATCGCGCGCTTCCACCGGGGGCGCGCCGCACCCACGTCCGCGCTCACCATCCTGCCGCTGAACCGGATGAAGGAGGCCCAGTGA
- a CDS encoding heavy metal-binding domain-containing protein, which produces MTTTDPAAQHIPEDAMRRLAEMRPGQTTSLFTSDLSVNEFLLVREAGFRPLGLVLGSSIYHVGFQMGRWSKNQEMDRLSAAMYHARELAMTRMEAEADLLGADGIVAVRLEIEFKEFGSDLAEFIAVGTAVKADEPGEWRNNTGKPFTSDLSGQDFWTLVQAGYAPLGMVMGTCVYHIAHQRFRQAMSNIGQNVEIPQYTEALYDARELAMSRMQAEAEQLHAEGIVGVQLLSLPHRWGGHTTEFFAIGTAVKPLRPDHRITKPQLVLPLTD; this is translated from the coding sequence GTGACCACCACGGACCCCGCCGCGCAGCACATCCCCGAGGATGCGATGCGCCGGCTCGCCGAGATGCGGCCGGGACAGACGACGAGCCTGTTCACCTCGGACCTCAGCGTGAACGAGTTTCTGCTCGTGCGCGAAGCCGGGTTCCGCCCGCTGGGGCTGGTGCTCGGGTCGAGCATCTACCACGTCGGTTTCCAAATGGGCCGTTGGAGCAAGAACCAGGAGATGGACCGGCTCTCGGCCGCGATGTACCACGCGCGCGAGCTCGCGATGACGCGCATGGAGGCCGAGGCGGACCTGCTCGGCGCCGACGGGATCGTCGCCGTACGGCTGGAGATCGAGTTCAAGGAGTTCGGCAGCGACCTGGCGGAGTTCATCGCCGTCGGCACCGCCGTGAAGGCCGACGAACCCGGCGAGTGGCGCAACAACACCGGCAAACCGTTCACGTCCGACCTGTCCGGCCAGGACTTCTGGACGCTCGTGCAGGCCGGGTACGCGCCGCTGGGCATGGTGATGGGCACGTGCGTCTACCACATCGCGCACCAGCGGTTTCGCCAGGCGATGAGCAACATCGGCCAGAACGTGGAGATCCCGCAGTACACCGAGGCGCTCTACGACGCGCGGGAGCTGGCGATGTCGCGCATGCAGGCCGAAGCCGAGCAGTTGCACGCCGAGGGCATCGTCGGGGTGCAGCTGCTGTCACTGCCGCACCGCTGGGGCGGGCACACGACGGAGTTCTTCGCGATCGGCACCGCCGTGAAGCCACTGCGCCCCGACCACCGCATCACCAAGCCGCAGCTCGTGCTGCCGCTCACCGACTGA
- a CDS encoding VOC family protein, producing MDWTLEVVIVPVSDVDRAKAFYADGCGFHVDHDTVVGPGNRVVQLTPPGSGCSIVIGEGVVPPMPPGSLKGLQLVVADLPQARETLVAAGIDVSEIQLLGPDPGTGRPEDLDNIGFIHFTDPDGNAWAVQQISARGKA from the coding sequence ATGGACTGGACACTCGAGGTCGTCATCGTTCCCGTGTCCGATGTGGACCGCGCCAAGGCGTTCTACGCCGACGGCTGCGGCTTCCACGTCGACCACGACACCGTCGTCGGACCCGGCAACCGCGTCGTGCAGCTCACCCCACCCGGCTCCGGTTGCTCGATCGTCATCGGCGAAGGCGTGGTGCCGCCCATGCCGCCCGGCTCGTTGAAGGGCTTGCAGCTCGTCGTCGCCGATCTGCCGCAGGCGCGCGAAACGCTCGTGGCCGCCGGGATCGACGTCAGCGAGATCCAGCTCCTCGGGCCCGACCCCGGCACGGGCCGGCCCGAGGACCTGGACAACATCGGCTTCATCCACTTCACCGACCCCGACGGCAACGCGTGGGCGGTGCAGCAGATCTCCGCCCGGGGAAAGGCCTAA
- a CDS encoding SDR family NAD(P)-dependent oxidoreductase — protein sequence MLLEGKNAVVYGGGGAIGGAIARAFAEEGARVFLAGRTRARLEKVADDIRAAGGRAEVAELDALDEQAVDAHADAVVAAGGSLDVSVNVISHGDVQGTPLLEMSLADYEQPVVTAVRTTFLTARAAGRHMKRQGSGVILVFGGDGDPVREHSVGGLQVAFHALEAMRRQLAAELGRYGVRTVTLRTGGVPETLPSDFPAAEQLSAELAKSTMLGRTATLADVGAVAAFVASDRARTMTAATANISCGALVD from the coding sequence ATGCTGCTCGAAGGCAAGAACGCAGTCGTCTACGGCGGTGGCGGAGCGATCGGCGGCGCCATCGCGCGCGCGTTCGCGGAGGAGGGCGCGCGCGTCTTCCTCGCCGGCCGCACCCGCGCCAGGCTGGAGAAGGTCGCCGACGACATCCGGGCGGCGGGTGGCCGTGCCGAGGTCGCCGAGCTGGACGCGCTCGACGAGCAGGCCGTCGACGCGCACGCCGACGCCGTGGTCGCCGCGGGCGGCAGCCTCGACGTCTCGGTGAACGTCATCTCCCACGGCGACGTTCAGGGCACCCCGCTGCTGGAGATGTCCTTGGCCGATTACGAACAGCCCGTCGTCACGGCAGTGCGCACCACGTTCCTCACCGCGCGCGCCGCCGGCCGCCACATGAAGCGCCAGGGTTCCGGCGTGATCCTCGTGTTCGGCGGCGACGGCGATCCGGTGCGCGAGCACTCCGTCGGCGGCCTGCAGGTGGCATTCCACGCGCTGGAGGCCATGCGCCGTCAGCTCGCCGCGGAGCTGGGCCGCTACGGCGTCCGCACCGTGACGCTGCGGACGGGCGGTGTCCCCGAAACCCTGCCGTCCGACTTCCCCGCCGCTGAACAACTCAGCGCCGAACTGGCGAAATCCACGATGCTGGGCCGCACCGCCACCTTGGCCGACGTGGGCGCCGTCGCGGCGTTCGTCGCGTCCGACCGCGCCCGCACCATGACCGCCGCCACGGCCAACATCAGCTGCGGCGCACTGGTCGATTAG
- a CDS encoding GTP cyclohydrolase II, with amino-acid sequence MTSEGVRTHELHGTDGAFTVYVLDDVPGPNPPAAAVFGDVSDDCLVRVHSRCLYGEIFASNDCDCREQLHKSLELIREEGAGVLIYLDQEGRGAGLGVKARGYEVSQLLGLDTYESYAHLNVAADSRTYEHAARLLSVLQLERVRLLTNNPAKVAALEAEGIVVKREELVVDHPGEHTVRYLQAKERHGHAILPAGTFA; translated from the coding sequence GTGACCTCTGAAGGCGTGCGGACGCACGAGCTGCACGGTACGGACGGTGCGTTCACCGTCTACGTGCTCGATGACGTCCCCGGGCCGAACCCGCCCGCCGCCGCCGTGTTCGGTGACGTCTCGGACGACTGCCTCGTGCGCGTGCACTCCCGGTGCCTGTACGGCGAGATCTTCGCGTCGAACGACTGCGACTGCCGCGAGCAGCTGCACAAGTCGCTGGAGCTCATCCGCGAGGAGGGGGCCGGCGTGCTGATCTACCTCGACCAGGAGGGCCGGGGTGCGGGGCTGGGCGTCAAGGCACGCGGGTACGAGGTCAGCCAGCTGCTCGGGCTCGACACCTACGAGAGCTACGCGCACCTGAACGTGGCAGCCGATTCGCGGACGTACGAGCACGCCGCACGCCTGTTGTCCGTGCTGCAGCTGGAAAGGGTGCGGCTGCTGACGAACAACCCGGCCAAGGTCGCCGCGCTGGAGGCCGAGGGCATCGTCGTGAAGCGCGAGGAGCTGGTCGTCGACCACCCCGGTGAGCACACCGTGCGCTACCTGCAGGCCAAAGAGCGCCACGGCCACGCGATCCTGCCCGCCGGCACATTCGCCTGA
- a CDS encoding carbohydrate kinase family protein produces the protein MATVDGILGAFLGLRKRSGLTVERLGSTEVDVSRLVALPAVQAVVSGGTPVEEAIVRVVADAVRRLPPTDRIVADAVLALGVLGEHAGDAPELAGLYADDLGERRSALSRNWVRLHALLDAVPAPPVMSVRSLRGSQEAQTLARLAELCAGAPQAAPARLSRPRPEGAKSVVVVGGAVMDHVWVVDSVPGPGRSTQATSFRRHPGGKGLNLAVALHRQELDSRLIAAVGGDDLARAIVSYLDEEGLPTDLVQETPGAKTPTTAVLVTQSGDASYVGWMNDTQVGLSIADLHSRPIRDALAGADALLVTFEPAVEVVKWSLATAGAQRHKPLVLLQPSPPISAPQGVYRYLGGVDYVVGREWELRRLLSDPDGPSDVDAVAQQLLNLGVHAVCVVEDFRCRLRTVTLSRDIEAPDVPLNDTPASRERFSAALIRKLLDVGRDFTENALDYAVAAMTTNPSIEEFTDSAPAIFEVDRVRERQSLE, from the coding sequence ATGGCGACGGTCGACGGGATCCTCGGTGCCTTCCTCGGGTTGCGCAAGCGGAGCGGCCTCACAGTCGAACGCCTCGGCTCGACCGAGGTCGACGTCAGCAGGCTGGTCGCGCTCCCGGCCGTGCAGGCCGTCGTCTCCGGCGGCACCCCCGTGGAAGAGGCGATCGTGCGCGTGGTCGCCGACGCCGTGCGCCGCCTGCCGCCCACGGACCGGATCGTCGCCGACGCCGTGCTCGCACTCGGCGTGCTGGGCGAACACGCGGGCGACGCGCCGGAGCTGGCGGGCCTCTACGCCGACGATCTCGGCGAGCGCCGGTCCGCCCTGTCCCGCAACTGGGTGCGCCTCCACGCGCTGCTCGACGCCGTGCCCGCGCCGCCGGTGATGTCCGTGCGCAGCCTCCGCGGTTCGCAGGAGGCGCAAACGCTCGCACGGCTGGCCGAACTGTGCGCGGGCGCGCCGCAGGCCGCGCCCGCGCGGCTGAGCCGGCCCCGGCCCGAGGGCGCGAAGTCCGTCGTCGTCGTGGGCGGCGCGGTGATGGACCACGTGTGGGTCGTCGACTCCGTGCCCGGTCCCGGCCGGTCGACGCAGGCGACCTCGTTCCGCCGCCACCCCGGCGGCAAGGGCCTCAACCTCGCCGTGGCGTTGCACCGGCAGGAACTCGATTCGCGGCTGATCGCGGCCGTCGGCGGCGACGACCTCGCGCGCGCGATCGTTTCCTATCTCGACGAAGAGGGCCTGCCGACCGATCTCGTGCAGGAGACGCCCGGCGCGAAGACCCCCACCACGGCCGTGCTCGTCACCCAGAGTGGTGATGCCAGCTACGTGGGCTGGATGAACGACACGCAGGTCGGACTGTCCATAGCGGATCTCCACAGCCGCCCGATCCGCGACGCGCTCGCCGGCGCCGACGCGCTGCTGGTGACCTTCGAGCCCGCCGTCGAGGTCGTGAAGTGGTCACTGGCGACCGCGGGCGCTCAGCGCCACAAACCGTTGGTACTGCTGCAACCTTCGCCCCCGATCTCGGCCCCGCAGGGCGTCTACCGCTACCTCGGCGGCGTCGACTACGTCGTCGGGCGCGAGTGGGAGCTGCGGCGGCTGCTGTCCGATCCGGACGGTCCCTCGGACGTCGACGCGGTCGCTCAGCAGCTGTTGAACCTCGGCGTGCACGCGGTCTGTGTCGTCGAAGACTTCCGGTGTAGGCTCCGCACAGTCACCTTGAGCCGGGACATCGAAGCCCCCGACGTTCCGCTCAACGACACCCCGGCTTCGCGTGAACGATTTTCGGCAGCGCTGATACGCAAACTCTTGGACGTAGGTCGCGACTTCACTGAAAATGCGCTGGATTACGCCGTTGCCGCAATGACCACCAATCCTTCGATCGAAGAGTTCACCGACTCGGCGCCCGCCATCTTCGAGGTCGACCGGGTTCGGGAGCGACAGAGCCTGGAGTAA